In the Maribacter sp. MJ134 genome, one interval contains:
- a CDS encoding HD family phosphohydrolase, which yields MENLYKKQSLIYKYFLYILAVGFIVFFFPKGGKFKYEFQKGKPWQFENLYAPFDFSIKKSEEELKLERQEIEKNQPQYFRYDQKIVDDIQVKYNNSFDELVAGSELGNSTKVRLKNTGKVILDSIYKNGILNNTQNKIRGNSLFLVRNNQATRTDTSEFYGLNEINNLIRSVLSDRGFSVFEKEFESLFFDLITPNVSFDEELSRKSSEDALSKISYTRGTVDEGKLIIAKGEVVEGENLKVLDSLRSEYESELWTASNYYYILIGYTVLVALVLMMLFLFLKKYRKEVYNNNTKITFIIFNILLLVFVTTMVVKYNDALVFVVPLCILPLILKTFFDARLGLFVHVLTVLILGFVVPNSFEYIFLQIIAGIVTILTVSELYKRANLFVSVGQITLIYSVAYLAFHVIHEGNLGNIEWFTLGLFLLNGMITLFVQPLIYIYEKVFGLVSDVSLLELSDTNSKLLKELSNKAPGTFNHSLQVANLAEAAANKIGANAMLVRVGALYHDIGKMNNPTYFSENQITNVNPHDEISPSESAKIIIDHVINGIELARKNKLPDRVIDFIRSHHGTTLVYYFYKLQKDLEIDVDEANFRYPGPLPFSKETAILMMADSVEAASKSLKDPTFLIIDEFVDKIIAGQMNANQFLNANITFKEIEMIKKVFKQKLTNIYHLRVEYPE from the coding sequence TTGGAGAACCTATATAAAAAACAGTCGCTTATCTATAAGTACTTCCTCTATATTTTGGCTGTTGGTTTCATAGTGTTCTTTTTTCCAAAAGGCGGTAAGTTCAAGTATGAATTTCAAAAAGGGAAGCCTTGGCAGTTTGAAAACTTATATGCACCGTTTGATTTTTCTATCAAGAAATCAGAGGAGGAGCTAAAGCTAGAAAGGCAGGAAATTGAAAAAAATCAACCCCAGTACTTCAGATATGATCAAAAAATAGTAGATGATATTCAAGTTAAGTACAATAATAGTTTTGATGAACTCGTAGCCGGAAGTGAATTGGGGAATTCCACTAAAGTGCGACTGAAGAATACGGGGAAAGTTATTCTTGATTCCATTTATAAAAATGGCATCTTAAATAATACACAAAATAAGATTAGAGGCAATAGCTTATTTCTGGTAAGGAACAATCAGGCTACGCGGACAGATACTTCTGAATTTTATGGTTTAAATGAAATCAATAATCTCATCCGGTCTGTTTTAAGTGATCGTGGTTTTTCGGTTTTCGAGAAAGAATTTGAGTCGCTTTTTTTCGACCTTATTACGCCGAACGTTTCCTTTGACGAGGAACTTTCAAGAAAATCAAGTGAGGATGCCTTATCTAAAATATCCTATACAAGAGGAACTGTAGACGAGGGAAAACTAATTATAGCCAAGGGAGAAGTAGTTGAGGGGGAAAACCTGAAGGTCCTAGATTCCTTACGTTCAGAATATGAATCTGAACTGTGGACAGCGAGTAATTACTATTACATCCTAATAGGGTATACGGTTTTAGTAGCCTTGGTTTTGATGATGTTATTTTTATTTCTGAAGAAATACAGGAAGGAAGTATACAACAATAATACTAAGATTACCTTCATAATTTTTAATATTCTCCTTTTAGTTTTTGTAACCACTATGGTCGTTAAATACAACGACGCCCTTGTCTTCGTTGTGCCATTGTGTATTTTGCCCTTAATATTAAAGACATTTTTTGACGCTCGCCTTGGCTTATTTGTTCATGTCTTAACGGTGCTTATTTTGGGTTTTGTAGTACCGAATAGCTTTGAATATATTTTTCTACAGATTATTGCCGGTATTGTAACAATACTTACCGTGTCGGAACTATATAAACGAGCCAATCTTTTTGTCTCTGTGGGTCAGATAACCTTAATCTACAGTGTAGCCTATCTCGCCTTTCATGTTATACATGAGGGAAATCTAGGCAATATAGAATGGTTTACACTTGGTCTATTTCTTTTGAATGGAATGATAACACTCTTTGTGCAACCATTGATCTACATCTACGAAAAGGTTTTTGGGCTAGTTTCTGACGTTTCCCTGCTAGAGCTTTCGGATACCAATTCCAAATTACTCAAAGAGCTTTCCAATAAAGCTCCAGGAACTTTTAACCATTCGCTACAAGTGGCAAACCTTGCAGAAGCCGCTGCTAACAAAATAGGGGCAAATGCCATGCTTGTAAGAGTCGGGGCCCTTTATCATGACATTGGCAAGATGAACAACCCTACGTATTTCTCTGAAAATCAGATTACCAATGTAAACCCTCATGATGAGATAAGCCCAAGTGAAAGCGCTAAAATTATTATAGACCATGTGATTAATGGAATAGAATTAGCTAGAAAAAATAAGCTACCGGACAGGGTCATTGACTTTATACGCTCACATCACGGTACCACCTTGGTATATTATTTCTACAAACTTCAAAAAGATTTGGAAATAGATGTGGACGAAGCTAATTTTAGATATCCTGGACCCCTTCCCTTTTCTAAAGAAACAGCTATTCTAATGATGGCAGACTCTGTTGAAGCCGCTTCTAAAAGCCTTAAAGACCCAACCTTTTTAATCATTGATGAATTTGTGGACAAGATTATTGCGGGTCAAATGAATGCCAATCAGTTTTTGAATGCCAATATAACGTTCAAAGAAATTGAAATGATTAAAAAAGTCTTCAAGCAAAAGCTTACGAACATCTATCATCTAAGGGTGGAGTATCCCGAGTAG
- a CDS encoding TonB-dependent receptor produces MISSSVSKLPFLLTIMYCFFCFGQNSGPNANALQQVFTEEPSYWQKDERQKLVQWQERILVHVDKNFVKEEESLFFKAYVLTGPNRIRATISKVLKVELLDDQKQVLRTQYHEITDGMAVGAFVMPKKLNEGEYTLRAYTRWMQNYGDSFYSHTLLQNETASSSESIDKNEMESLKISFYPEGNQLIEQLDNWLLIKATMEGNQHLDIKGQIIDENNEVIVAATAYGEGLTSVVFNPQPGKKYRYRVESGQTFDLPPIQQEGYALKVNNLNKTDLDIQIATSPSLLNSKVWIKGEMSGITYFKKEIHAENSLETIEVPKEGIPFGIMTIAILNQQEEILAERPVSIKPSEKLTITLMDSEINKDRDEMCLKFKVTDQNGNPVKTQMALSITNIPDGELMEKSGYQLKAMKGNEAYGIDRRELFKEDLRLLTSEGSRKQKLQAVPTKIKFPFQEGLNLFGYAYNLNNELLRNTAVQIIGSSANDVLAKEIETDDTGLIKIENLQLTGETDLIFRRAGDESASRLVKFVPFQEEYDLDSSTKAKLDFKTQKRGAIATPSPWEYLDSDELVELEEVEVVEEKLDASKSSPWANGVKPSKVIYQDMERPRTLPQLFLGVPGMYVANLGGLNPTLRMPAAAGQGPVLWVIDGMPMMNQDNSLLEVMNIVSFIDVDRVEILFGPEAAVYGSRASGGAILVYTRSASNEDYVNRKEGRLKFQGYHQSESFNTIAKTMKKQPKKFKDRINTIFWDPMLITNKAGEVSIKFDTPIPLETILVKASSITETGAMGRVNIVY; encoded by the coding sequence ATGATATCTTCGAGCGTTTCCAAATTACCTTTTCTTTTAACTATTATGTATTGCTTCTTTTGTTTTGGTCAAAATAGCGGTCCTAATGCAAATGCGCTACAACAGGTCTTTACTGAAGAGCCTTCGTACTGGCAAAAAGATGAAAGGCAAAAGCTTGTACAATGGCAAGAACGGATTTTAGTACATGTGGACAAGAATTTCGTTAAGGAAGAGGAGTCACTGTTTTTTAAGGCCTATGTCTTAACTGGACCAAATAGGATACGGGCTACCATCAGTAAAGTTTTAAAAGTAGAACTGCTGGATGATCAAAAGCAAGTTCTGCGAACTCAATATCACGAAATAACCGATGGTATGGCAGTAGGCGCTTTTGTAATGCCAAAAAAATTAAATGAAGGTGAATATACCCTTCGGGCCTATACCCGTTGGATGCAGAACTATGGAGATTCCTTTTATAGTCATACATTGCTTCAAAACGAAACGGCTTCTAGTTCAGAAAGTATTGATAAGAATGAAATGGAATCGTTGAAAATTTCATTTTATCCGGAAGGGAATCAACTTATAGAGCAATTGGATAATTGGCTTTTGATAAAGGCAACCATGGAAGGTAATCAGCACCTGGATATTAAAGGACAAATCATTGACGAAAATAATGAGGTGATTGTAGCGGCAACAGCTTATGGTGAAGGCCTTACTTCGGTCGTATTCAACCCACAACCTGGAAAAAAGTATAGGTACAGGGTCGAATCCGGACAAACATTCGATTTACCTCCAATACAGCAAGAAGGATATGCACTTAAAGTTAACAACCTGAATAAAACTGATTTAGATATTCAGATAGCCACTTCGCCTAGCCTCTTAAATTCAAAGGTTTGGATAAAAGGAGAAATGAGTGGTATTACCTATTTCAAGAAAGAGATACATGCAGAGAACTCATTGGAGACTATTGAGGTTCCTAAAGAAGGCATTCCTTTTGGGATAATGACAATTGCCATATTAAATCAACAAGAAGAGATTTTGGCAGAACGTCCGGTAAGTATAAAACCATCAGAAAAGTTAACAATTACTCTGATGGATAGTGAGATTAATAAGGATAGAGATGAAATGTGCCTTAAATTCAAGGTTACTGACCAAAATGGGAATCCGGTGAAAACCCAAATGGCCCTTAGCATAACAAATATACCTGATGGAGAACTCATGGAAAAGAGTGGTTATCAATTGAAAGCAATGAAGGGTAATGAAGCTTACGGTATTGACAGGAGGGAGCTTTTCAAAGAAGATTTAAGACTCCTTACATCTGAAGGGTCCAGAAAGCAGAAGTTACAAGCCGTGCCTACAAAAATAAAATTTCCTTTTCAAGAAGGTTTAAATCTGTTCGGTTACGCTTACAATCTAAATAATGAACTACTTCGCAATACGGCCGTTCAAATTATTGGATCATCCGCGAATGACGTTCTTGCAAAAGAGATAGAAACCGATGACACGGGTTTAATTAAAATCGAAAATTTACAGCTGACCGGAGAAACGGATTTAATATTTAGAAGGGCAGGTGATGAAAGCGCTTCAAGACTGGTAAAGTTCGTGCCTTTTCAAGAAGAATATGATTTGGATAGTAGCACAAAAGCGAAATTAGATTTTAAAACTCAAAAAAGAGGGGCGATAGCCACACCTTCTCCTTGGGAATATTTGGATAGTGATGAGCTAGTAGAATTGGAAGAAGTGGAGGTGGTCGAAGAAAAATTGGACGCATCAAAATCTTCACCATGGGCCAATGGAGTAAAACCTAGTAAGGTTATCTATCAAGATATGGAAAGACCAAGAACATTGCCCCAACTATTTCTTGGTGTTCCCGGTATGTATGTCGCAAATCTAGGCGGATTAAACCCAACATTAAGAATGCCGGCTGCGGCAGGTCAGGGTCCCGTACTTTGGGTAATAGACGGTATGCCCATGATGAATCAAGATAATTCCCTGTTAGAGGTAATGAATATTGTAAGTTTTATCGATGTTGATCGGGTGGAAATACTATTTGGTCCTGAAGCAGCTGTATACGGTTCCAGAGCTTCGGGAGGGGCTATCCTTGTTTACACTAGAAGTGCGTCAAATGAAGATTACGTAAATAGAAAAGAGGGTCGTTTAAAGTTTCAGGGATACCATCAGTCCGAAAGTTTTAACACTATTGCGAAAACCATGAAAAAGCAGCCTAAAAAGTTTAAAGATAGAATAAATACGATTTTTTGGGACCCCATGCTTATTACCAACAAGGCTGGGGAAGTTTCTATAAAGTTTGACACTCCCATTCCTTTAGAAACGATTTTGGTCAAAGCAAGCAGTATTACAGAGACCGGAGCTATGGGCAGAGTCAATATAGTGTATTGA
- a CDS encoding tetratricopeptide repeat protein encodes MKASLTYIMTLGCIVTSFCFTTNAQSVRSPLTLKNDKITEQLKNFDDLRAQGFTKEEIYQDLGNAYFLSKNYETALFWYERLIEISDDGRLTSSYQRRYDYALSKIGKSSDTVAEEDENWTELVRSDYQMTSTSSDEKKYSYRDTFKPLNFNTNSEAVTLSRPDLYIEGNDSGEFKNEFSYETPAVLTEDGKTAYFSKAVYVKPLTGIFSKKSLVHRVYKANRINGEWKTIQELPLCPNDYSALHPSVSKDGKQLFFASNMPGSFGKYDIYVSDLKSDGRVGIAKNLGSKVNTHENEVFPKMIEEGTLVFASEGHKGYGGLDVYMVEVNQRSVGLAINLGSPINSVKDDFAIHLSDKAGLGYVVSDRAGKAGTAQRVAFTYTGTQKSKIDKDYQLLEALNHSQQTNYSSSVFEDE; translated from the coding sequence ATGAAAGCTTCATTGACCTACATTATGACACTTGGATGTATCGTTACCTCCTTTTGTTTTACTACAAATGCCCAATCGGTACGTAGTCCGCTTACTTTAAAAAATGATAAAATCACCGAACAACTCAAAAATTTTGATGACCTCAGGGCTCAAGGATTTACGAAAGAAGAAATCTATCAAGATTTGGGTAATGCTTATTTCTTATCCAAAAACTACGAAACAGCGCTTTTTTGGTATGAGCGTCTAATAGAGATTAGTGATGATGGCAGACTTACGTCATCATATCAAAGAAGGTATGACTATGCGTTATCAAAAATAGGTAAGAGCAGTGATACGGTAGCGGAAGAGGATGAAAATTGGACGGAATTGGTTAGATCCGATTATCAAATGACCAGCACTTCTTCTGATGAGAAAAAATACTCGTACAGAGATACTTTTAAACCCTTGAACTTCAACACTAATTCAGAGGCGGTAACACTTAGTAGGCCTGATCTTTATATCGAAGGAAACGATAGTGGAGAATTTAAAAATGAATTTAGTTATGAAACGCCAGCTGTATTAACAGAAGACGGGAAAACCGCTTATTTCAGTAAAGCGGTTTATGTGAAGCCACTTACCGGAATCTTCTCTAAAAAGTCCCTGGTTCATCGAGTGTACAAGGCCAATAGAATTAACGGAGAATGGAAAACCATTCAAGAACTACCTTTGTGTCCAAATGATTATTCTGCTTTGCATCCTTCGGTTTCTAAAGATGGCAAACAATTATTTTTTGCCTCTAACATGCCCGGGTCTTTTGGTAAATATGACATATATGTGTCCGATTTAAAGAGCGACGGTAGGGTCGGAATTGCCAAAAATCTTGGAAGTAAGGTCAATACTCATGAGAATGAGGTATTCCCAAAAATGATAGAAGAAGGTACTTTGGTCTTTGCTTCAGAAGGACACAAAGGGTATGGAGGTTTAGATGTATATATGGTAGAGGTAAACCAGAGAAGCGTTGGCCTTGCCATTAACCTTGGTAGCCCAATCAATAGTGTCAAGGACGATTTCGCTATTCACCTGTCGGATAAGGCCGGTTTGGGCTACGTGGTATCGGACAGAGCGGGAAAAGCGGGTACTGCGCAAAGAGTTGCATTCACGTACACTGGCACTCAAAAATCCAAGATAGACAAAGATTATCAACTTTTAGAGGCTTTGAACCACAGTCAACAGACCAATTATTCTTCTTCCGTATTTGAGGATGAGTAA
- a CDS encoding PorP/SprF family type IX secretion system membrane protein: protein MNYTYTISKKIGFPLVLVIVLGCLSANGQETNPDLSTGNTYHNQLFFNRFLINPTFSLVRENKSYLNILHRNQYATFDDNSQNYFLGFSNKLNENTAVGIGVYSQWSGVIQEFGFNANYATAVRLGDKSKLTFGANVTYFNQGLDRNRVVVSQEDPEILESRKESKIAIQPGINLSLGNFDFGLYAEDLLRYNQTTNEFLTNLSSKSVKASLQYTHTFNAYRGLFQDARLMPLAQFGRNIDGSLYYLGSLVLDLPNYGWLQTTVDQEYGISAGIGFNLSKKMSLGYLMEKNLAQNNTNLGWNHELSLAYTFKDDEEINGYVDSSNDSKIDRIVRNYEEQIADLISERDSARKERKNGIVAKTDSDSETSDDMAYQNKLVLDELIIRQDSIEEARTEAFEQRFETVVRLLRTDIKNSIRTNLEEFSREENTVLAGNNATSNREDRFKDFDTETYNKMPIKMLGDSEVIGVKSGYYVIANVYKNKKYLNAFMETLEKKGLKANKFYNKENGLYYVYLADYDVKKDAQTAFVSDLEGKYSDEKWIMQVDNSTATASNTYEDEASYSREE from the coding sequence ATGAACTATACTTATACAATATCCAAAAAGATAGGCTTCCCCCTTGTTCTTGTGATAGTTCTAGGATGCTTATCCGCTAACGGTCAGGAAACGAATCCTGATTTAAGCACCGGTAATACCTACCATAACCAGTTATTTTTTAATAGATTCTTAATCAACCCTACGTTTTCCTTGGTACGCGAGAATAAATCGTACTTAAATATTTTGCACAGAAACCAATATGCCACATTTGACGATAACAGTCAAAACTATTTTTTGGGTTTCAGCAATAAACTCAATGAAAATACGGCCGTGGGCATTGGTGTATACAGTCAATGGTCTGGAGTTATACAGGAGTTCGGGTTCAATGCGAATTACGCTACCGCTGTACGCTTAGGAGACAAAAGTAAATTGACCTTTGGCGCTAATGTCACGTATTTTAATCAGGGTTTGGATAGAAATAGGGTAGTGGTGTCTCAAGAAGACCCAGAGATTTTAGAGTCTAGAAAAGAGAGTAAAATCGCTATACAACCGGGAATAAATTTATCTCTAGGTAATTTTGATTTTGGACTTTATGCCGAAGATCTATTAAGATATAATCAAACTACAAATGAATTTTTGACCAACCTCTCGTCAAAAAGCGTAAAGGCATCTTTACAATATACGCATACTTTTAATGCTTATAGAGGACTATTCCAAGATGCACGCCTTATGCCCTTGGCCCAGTTTGGTAGAAATATAGATGGCAGCCTGTATTATCTAGGCTCATTGGTTCTGGATTTACCAAATTATGGATGGTTACAGACCACAGTAGACCAAGAATATGGTATCTCTGCGGGAATTGGCTTCAATTTGAGCAAGAAAATGTCGCTGGGTTATCTGATGGAGAAAAATTTGGCTCAAAATAATACCAATCTGGGCTGGAATCATGAACTTTCATTAGCCTATACGTTTAAAGATGATGAAGAAATCAATGGATACGTCGATAGTTCCAATGACAGCAAAATTGACCGAATTGTCCGAAATTATGAAGAACAAATAGCGGATTTGATTTCAGAAAGAGATAGCGCGCGTAAAGAGAGAAAGAACGGTATAGTGGCTAAAACGGATTCAGATTCTGAAACCAGTGACGATATGGCCTACCAGAATAAATTAGTTCTAGATGAGCTTATTATAAGACAGGATTCGATAGAAGAGGCCCGCACCGAAGCATTTGAACAGCGTTTTGAAACTGTTGTACGTCTTTTAAGAACTGATATAAAAAACAGTATTAGAACAAATCTTGAAGAATTTAGTCGCGAAGAGAATACCGTTCTAGCAGGCAACAATGCTACATCCAACAGAGAAGACAGGTTTAAAGATTTTGATACGGAAACCTATAATAAAATGCCCATTAAGATGTTGGGAGATTCTGAAGTAATCGGGGTAAAATCTGGTTATTACGTCATTGCCAATGTCTACAAGAACAAGAAATACCTGAACGCATTTATGGAAACTCTTGAAAAGAAAGGATTAAAAGCCAACAAATTCTACAATAAGGAAAATGGACTTTATTATGTTTATTTAGCGGATTATGATGTTAAAAAAGATGCACAAACCGCTTTTGTCTCTGACCTTGAAGGAAAGTATAGTGATGAAAAATGGATAATGCAGGTAGATAATTCTACTGCAACCGCCTCTAACACCTATGAAGATGAAGCGTCTTATAGTAGGGAGGAATAA
- a CDS encoding response regulator transcription factor: protein MKTKRSKIIVIESDRTLHSAYTNYFDKFFEFSLEGIYCNTDDALKEFKKTKPDIIVTEVDLVALNGIDSIRYYKRKDWNVKVIMISRTNDFEVIKKAFKYGANGYLTKPIDADKLYYALNCIKKEGAVMSNDIVKKVIANFRRKSFKLFSERENQIVDYLCKGATYKMIAHKLFVTTSTVNFHIQNIYLKLDVNSKSEALSKIEQL, encoded by the coding sequence ATGAAAACAAAACGCTCAAAAATTATTGTAATAGAAAGTGACAGAACGCTCCATTCAGCCTATACCAATTATTTTGACAAATTTTTTGAATTTTCTCTTGAAGGCATCTACTGTAATACTGACGACGCATTAAAGGAATTTAAAAAAACAAAGCCGGATATCATCGTTACAGAGGTTGATTTGGTTGCACTGAACGGCATAGATTCCATACGTTATTATAAAAGGAAGGATTGGAATGTAAAAGTAATAATGATTAGCCGGACCAATGATTTTGAAGTAATTAAAAAAGCTTTTAAATATGGGGCTAACGGATATCTCACAAAACCAATTGATGCAGATAAACTTTACTATGCCCTGAATTGCATAAAGAAAGAAGGTGCCGTAATGAGCAATGATATCGTGAAAAAGGTGATAGCTAATTTTAGAAGAAAATCTTTTAAACTCTTTTCGGAGCGCGAAAATCAAATCGTGGATTACCTATGCAAAGGCGCCACATACAAGATGATAGCTCATAAACTCTTTGTGACCACCAGCACCGTCAATTTTCATATTCAAAATATCTATTTAAAGCTTGATGTAAATTCCAAGTCGGAGGCCCTTTCAAAAATTGAACAATTATAA